In one window of Gossypium hirsutum isolate 1008001.06 chromosome A01, Gossypium_hirsutum_v2.1, whole genome shotgun sequence DNA:
- the LOC107933933 gene encoding disease resistance protein RPS5 isoform X4 — translation MQNVSCFSRGRLGKQVSQTIEEVKEIIGRGRFGEALVIDDPSTAEVPLQLEHLEGQTLVKADIWKHLMSNEIGMIGVCGRGGIGKTTIMKHIHTQLLEEIKSEPLFEKIIWVTVSKDFSITKIQQQIADRMYISLPDPEVERATVLANELGRNRHVLILDDVWEGFALKKVGIPKPTSSNGSKLVLTSRSKVVCRSIGCEIVEVPLLPYKESMNLFLALTERRILKVPSLEEILGNIVEECDGLPLAIQVIAGSMKGISDIVEWRNALRELREHVISVKGTDVEIYELLKFSFDRLVDLKIQNCFLYCSLYPEDYIIPKKELIEYWIDEEFLGTGSRQELYYRGHTILNRLENKCLLEKHDRDTVKMHDVMRDTALYIKSSGPRFMVKSGIGLKELPSKQEWEEDLEKVSFMMNNVSEIPLHLSPNWTKLEAKSKFKGKSVNLEIKWANMQRGTNMVPKVRTWKAQGLKSK, via the exons ATGCAAAATGTATCTTGTTTTTCTCGTGGACGCCTTGGGAAACAAGTTTCGCAAACAATTGAAGAAGTGAAGGAAATTATTGGACGAGGCAGATTCGGTGAAGCTCTAGTAATTGATGATCCATCTACTGCTGAAGTGCCTTTGCAATTGGAACATTTGGAAGGTCAAACCCTGGTGAAAGCAGACATTTGGAAGCATTTGATGAGTAATGAAATTGGAATGATTGGAGTATGTGGGAGGGGCGGGATCGGGAAAACCACAATCATGAAGCACATCCACACTCAACTATTGGAGGAGATTAAATCTGAACCCTTGTTTGAGAAAATCATTTGGGTCACTGTTTCGAAGGATTTTAGCATCACCAAAATACAGCAACAAATTGCAGATCGTATGTATATATCTCTTCCAGATCCTGAAGTAGAGCGTGCAACTGTTTTAGCGAATGAATTGGGACGAAACAGGCATGTGTTGATCTTAGATGATGTTTGGGAAGGGTTCGCTCTCAAGAAGGTAGGGATCCCTAAACCAACATCCAGCAATGGGAGTAAGTTGGTATTAACTAGTAGATCGAAAGTGGTTTGTAGATCTATAGGCTGTGAGATAGTCGAAGTGCCTCTTCTTCCCTACAAGGAGTCCATGAATTTATTCTTGGCGCTTACCGAACGTAGGATTCTAAAGGTTCCATCTTTGGAAGAAATTTTGGGCAATATTGTTGAAGAGTGCGATGGGTTACCCCTTGCCATACAAGTAATAGCAGGGAGCATGAAGGGAATATCTGATATTGTTGAATGGAGGAACGCATTAAGAGAGTTACGTGAACATGTAATAAGTGTGAAGGGTACAGATGTTGAAATATATGAGCTATTAAAGTTTAGTTTCGATCGTTTGGTAGACTTGAAAATCCAAAATTGTTTCCTTTATTGCTCACTATATCCAGAAGACTATATAATTCCAAAGAAGGAATTAATAGAATACTGGATAGATGAAGAATTTCTTGGAACTGGGAGTCGACAAGAGTTATATTATAGGGGTCATACTATATTAAATAGGCTGGAAAATAAATGTTTGTTGGAAAAGCATGATAGAGATACTGTGAAGATGCATGATGTAATGAGAGATACAGCATTATATATCAAAAGTTCTGGCCCCCGTTTTATGGTAAAATCTGGCATCGGACTAAAAGAACTACCAAGCAAGCAAGAATGGGAAGAAGATCTTGAAAAAGTTTCCTTCATGATGAATAACGTATCTGAGATTCCTCTGCACTTATCACCCAATT ggactaaattggaggcgaaaagtaaattcaagggaaaaagcgtcaatttggagattaaatgggccaatatgcaacgtgggacaaatatggtgccaaaagtgcgaacatggaaggcacaaggacttaaaagcaaatag
- the LOC107933933 gene encoding disease resistance protein RPS5 isoform X3 has product MQNVSCFSRGRLGKQVSQTIEEVKEIIGRGRFGEALVIDDPSTAEVPLQLEHLEGQTLVKADIWKHLMSNEIGMIGVCGRGGIGKTTIMKHIHTQLLEEIKSEPLFEKIIWVTVSKDFSITKIQQQIADRMYISLPDPEVERATVLANELGRNRHVLILDDVWEGFALKKVGIPKPTSSNGSKLVLTSRSKVVCRSIGCEIVEVPLLPYKESMNLFLALTERRILKVPSLEEILGNIVEECDGLPLAIQVIAGSMKGISDIVEWRNALRELREHVISVKGTDVEIYELLKFSFDRLVDLKIQNCFLYCSLYPEDYIIPKKELIEYWIDEEFLGTGSRQELYYRGHTILNRLENKCLLEKHDRDTVKMHDVMRDTALYIKSSGPRFMVKSGIGLKELPSKQEWEEDLEKVSFMMNNVSEIPLHLSPNCEVLSTLLLQKNEYLERISESSFQHMHRLSMLDLSYTNVEQLPNSVSNLEKLKALVLRGCYNLRYVPSLEKLEALRKLDL; this is encoded by the coding sequence ATGCAAAATGTATCTTGTTTTTCTCGTGGACGCCTTGGGAAACAAGTTTCGCAAACAATTGAAGAAGTGAAGGAAATTATTGGACGAGGCAGATTCGGTGAAGCTCTAGTAATTGATGATCCATCTACTGCTGAAGTGCCTTTGCAATTGGAACATTTGGAAGGTCAAACCCTGGTGAAAGCAGACATTTGGAAGCATTTGATGAGTAATGAAATTGGAATGATTGGAGTATGTGGGAGGGGCGGGATCGGGAAAACCACAATCATGAAGCACATCCACACTCAACTATTGGAGGAGATTAAATCTGAACCCTTGTTTGAGAAAATCATTTGGGTCACTGTTTCGAAGGATTTTAGCATCACCAAAATACAGCAACAAATTGCAGATCGTATGTATATATCTCTTCCAGATCCTGAAGTAGAGCGTGCAACTGTTTTAGCGAATGAATTGGGACGAAACAGGCATGTGTTGATCTTAGATGATGTTTGGGAAGGGTTCGCTCTCAAGAAGGTAGGGATCCCTAAACCAACATCCAGCAATGGGAGTAAGTTGGTATTAACTAGTAGATCGAAAGTGGTTTGTAGATCTATAGGCTGTGAGATAGTCGAAGTGCCTCTTCTTCCCTACAAGGAGTCCATGAATTTATTCTTGGCGCTTACCGAACGTAGGATTCTAAAGGTTCCATCTTTGGAAGAAATTTTGGGCAATATTGTTGAAGAGTGCGATGGGTTACCCCTTGCCATACAAGTAATAGCAGGGAGCATGAAGGGAATATCTGATATTGTTGAATGGAGGAACGCATTAAGAGAGTTACGTGAACATGTAATAAGTGTGAAGGGTACAGATGTTGAAATATATGAGCTATTAAAGTTTAGTTTCGATCGTTTGGTAGACTTGAAAATCCAAAATTGTTTCCTTTATTGCTCACTATATCCAGAAGACTATATAATTCCAAAGAAGGAATTAATAGAATACTGGATAGATGAAGAATTTCTTGGAACTGGGAGTCGACAAGAGTTATATTATAGGGGTCATACTATATTAAATAGGCTGGAAAATAAATGTTTGTTGGAAAAGCATGATAGAGATACTGTGAAGATGCATGATGTAATGAGAGATACAGCATTATATATCAAAAGTTCTGGCCCCCGTTTTATGGTAAAATCTGGCATCGGACTAAAAGAACTACCAAGCAAGCAAGAATGGGAAGAAGATCTTGAAAAAGTTTCCTTCATGATGAATAACGTATCTGAGATTCCTCTGCACTTATCACCCAATTGTGAGGTTCTTTCTACCTTATTATTGCAAAAGAATGAATACTTAGAAAGAATTTCAGAATCATCCTTTCAGCATATGCATAGACTCAGCATGCTTGATCTTTCTTATACCAATGTTGAGCAACTACCAAATTCTGTGTCAAACTTGGAAAAGCTCAAAGCATTGGTGCTTCGTGGATGCTACAACTTGAGATATGTGCCTTCACTAGAAAAGCTTGAGGCTCTAAGAAAGTTGGACctttga
- the LOC107933933 gene encoding disease resistance protein RPS5 isoform X2 yields MYIHTASQKIEERKNELLAKQRELNAIKRDVELGIKVKLRWGKRVRQEVENWLPDVQAINDKIQNIDERMQNVSCFSRGRLGKQVSQTIEEVKEIIGRGRFGEALVIDDPSTAEVPLQLEHLEGQTLVKADIWKHLMSNEIGMIGVCGRGGIGKTTIMKHIHTQLLEEIKSEPLFEKIIWVTVSKDFSITKIQQQIADRMYISLPDPEVERATVLANELGRNRHVLILDDVWEGFALKKVGIPKPTSSNGSKLVLTSRSKVVCRSIGCEIVEVPLLPYKESMNLFLALTERRILKVPSLEEILGNIVEECDGLPLAIQVIAGSMKGISDIVEWRNALRELREHVISVKGTDVEIYELLKFSFDRLVDLKIQNCFLYCSLYPEDYIIPKKELIEYWIDEEFLGTGSRQELYYRGHTILNRLENKCLLEKHDRDTVKMHDVMRDTALYIKSSGPRFMVKSGIGLKELPSKQEWEEDLEKVSFMMNNVSEIPLHLSPNWTKLEAKSKFKGKSVNLEIKWANMQRGTNMVPKVRTWKAQGLKSK; encoded by the exons ATGTACATACATACAGCATCACAAAAAATTGAAGAAAGGAAGAATGAGCTTCTTGCAAAACAACGCGAACTAAATGCTATCAAGAGAGATGTGGAGCTGGGGATAAAAGTAAAGCTTCGATGGGGAAAACGTGTAAGGCAAGAAGTAGAGAACTGGCTTCCAGATGTGCAAGCCATCAATGACAAAATACAGAACATTGATGAAAGAATGCAAAATGTATCTTGTTTTTCTCGTGGACGCCTTGGGAAACAAGTTTCGCAAACAATTGAAGAAGTGAAGGAAATTATTGGACGAGGCAGATTCGGTGAAGCTCTAGTAATTGATGATCCATCTACTGCTGAAGTGCCTTTGCAATTGGAACATTTGGAAGGTCAAACCCTGGTGAAAGCAGACATTTGGAAGCATTTGATGAGTAATGAAATTGGAATGATTGGAGTATGTGGGAGGGGCGGGATCGGGAAAACCACAATCATGAAGCACATCCACACTCAACTATTGGAGGAGATTAAATCTGAACCCTTGTTTGAGAAAATCATTTGGGTCACTGTTTCGAAGGATTTTAGCATCACCAAAATACAGCAACAAATTGCAGATCGTATGTATATATCTCTTCCAGATCCTGAAGTAGAGCGTGCAACTGTTTTAGCGAATGAATTGGGACGAAACAGGCATGTGTTGATCTTAGATGATGTTTGGGAAGGGTTCGCTCTCAAGAAGGTAGGGATCCCTAAACCAACATCCAGCAATGGGAGTAAGTTGGTATTAACTAGTAGATCGAAAGTGGTTTGTAGATCTATAGGCTGTGAGATAGTCGAAGTGCCTCTTCTTCCCTACAAGGAGTCCATGAATTTATTCTTGGCGCTTACCGAACGTAGGATTCTAAAGGTTCCATCTTTGGAAGAAATTTTGGGCAATATTGTTGAAGAGTGCGATGGGTTACCCCTTGCCATACAAGTAATAGCAGGGAGCATGAAGGGAATATCTGATATTGTTGAATGGAGGAACGCATTAAGAGAGTTACGTGAACATGTAATAAGTGTGAAGGGTACAGATGTTGAAATATATGAGCTATTAAAGTTTAGTTTCGATCGTTTGGTAGACTTGAAAATCCAAAATTGTTTCCTTTATTGCTCACTATATCCAGAAGACTATATAATTCCAAAGAAGGAATTAATAGAATACTGGATAGATGAAGAATTTCTTGGAACTGGGAGTCGACAAGAGTTATATTATAGGGGTCATACTATATTAAATAGGCTGGAAAATAAATGTTTGTTGGAAAAGCATGATAGAGATACTGTGAAGATGCATGATGTAATGAGAGATACAGCATTATATATCAAAAGTTCTGGCCCCCGTTTTATGGTAAAATCTGGCATCGGACTAAAAGAACTACCAAGCAAGCAAGAATGGGAAGAAGATCTTGAAAAAGTTTCCTTCATGATGAATAACGTATCTGAGATTCCTCTGCACTTATCACCCAATT ggactaaattggaggcgaaaagtaaattcaagggaaaaagcgtcaatttggagattaaatgggccaatatgcaacgtgggacaaatatggtgccaaaagtgcgaacatggaaggcacaaggacttaaaagcaaatag
- the LOC107933933 gene encoding disease resistance protein SUMM2 isoform X1, whose translation MYIHTASQKIEERKNELLAKQRELNAIKRDVELGIKVKLRWGKRVRQEVENWLPDVQAINDKIQNIDERMQNVSCFSRGRLGKQVSQTIEEVKEIIGRGRFGEALVIDDPSTAEVPLQLEHLEGQTLVKADIWKHLMSNEIGMIGVCGRGGIGKTTIMKHIHTQLLEEIKSEPLFEKIIWVTVSKDFSITKIQQQIADRMYISLPDPEVERATVLANELGRNRHVLILDDVWEGFALKKVGIPKPTSSNGSKLVLTSRSKVVCRSIGCEIVEVPLLPYKESMNLFLALTERRILKVPSLEEILGNIVEECDGLPLAIQVIAGSMKGISDIVEWRNALRELREHVISVKGTDVEIYELLKFSFDRLVDLKIQNCFLYCSLYPEDYIIPKKELIEYWIDEEFLGTGSRQELYYRGHTILNRLENKCLLEKHDRDTVKMHDVMRDTALYIKSSGPRFMVKSGIGLKELPSKQEWEEDLEKVSFMMNNVSEIPLHLSPNCEVLSTLLLQKNEYLERISESSFQHMHRLSMLDLSYTNVEQLPNSVSNLEKLKALVLRGCYNLRYVPSLEKLEALRKLDL comes from the coding sequence ATGTACATACATACAGCATCACAAAAAATTGAAGAAAGGAAGAATGAGCTTCTTGCAAAACAACGCGAACTAAATGCTATCAAGAGAGATGTGGAGCTGGGGATAAAAGTAAAGCTTCGATGGGGAAAACGTGTAAGGCAAGAAGTAGAGAACTGGCTTCCAGATGTGCAAGCCATCAATGACAAAATACAGAACATTGATGAAAGAATGCAAAATGTATCTTGTTTTTCTCGTGGACGCCTTGGGAAACAAGTTTCGCAAACAATTGAAGAAGTGAAGGAAATTATTGGACGAGGCAGATTCGGTGAAGCTCTAGTAATTGATGATCCATCTACTGCTGAAGTGCCTTTGCAATTGGAACATTTGGAAGGTCAAACCCTGGTGAAAGCAGACATTTGGAAGCATTTGATGAGTAATGAAATTGGAATGATTGGAGTATGTGGGAGGGGCGGGATCGGGAAAACCACAATCATGAAGCACATCCACACTCAACTATTGGAGGAGATTAAATCTGAACCCTTGTTTGAGAAAATCATTTGGGTCACTGTTTCGAAGGATTTTAGCATCACCAAAATACAGCAACAAATTGCAGATCGTATGTATATATCTCTTCCAGATCCTGAAGTAGAGCGTGCAACTGTTTTAGCGAATGAATTGGGACGAAACAGGCATGTGTTGATCTTAGATGATGTTTGGGAAGGGTTCGCTCTCAAGAAGGTAGGGATCCCTAAACCAACATCCAGCAATGGGAGTAAGTTGGTATTAACTAGTAGATCGAAAGTGGTTTGTAGATCTATAGGCTGTGAGATAGTCGAAGTGCCTCTTCTTCCCTACAAGGAGTCCATGAATTTATTCTTGGCGCTTACCGAACGTAGGATTCTAAAGGTTCCATCTTTGGAAGAAATTTTGGGCAATATTGTTGAAGAGTGCGATGGGTTACCCCTTGCCATACAAGTAATAGCAGGGAGCATGAAGGGAATATCTGATATTGTTGAATGGAGGAACGCATTAAGAGAGTTACGTGAACATGTAATAAGTGTGAAGGGTACAGATGTTGAAATATATGAGCTATTAAAGTTTAGTTTCGATCGTTTGGTAGACTTGAAAATCCAAAATTGTTTCCTTTATTGCTCACTATATCCAGAAGACTATATAATTCCAAAGAAGGAATTAATAGAATACTGGATAGATGAAGAATTTCTTGGAACTGGGAGTCGACAAGAGTTATATTATAGGGGTCATACTATATTAAATAGGCTGGAAAATAAATGTTTGTTGGAAAAGCATGATAGAGATACTGTGAAGATGCATGATGTAATGAGAGATACAGCATTATATATCAAAAGTTCTGGCCCCCGTTTTATGGTAAAATCTGGCATCGGACTAAAAGAACTACCAAGCAAGCAAGAATGGGAAGAAGATCTTGAAAAAGTTTCCTTCATGATGAATAACGTATCTGAGATTCCTCTGCACTTATCACCCAATTGTGAGGTTCTTTCTACCTTATTATTGCAAAAGAATGAATACTTAGAAAGAATTTCAGAATCATCCTTTCAGCATATGCATAGACTCAGCATGCTTGATCTTTCTTATACCAATGTTGAGCAACTACCAAATTCTGTGTCAAACTTGGAAAAGCTCAAAGCATTGGTGCTTCGTGGATGCTACAACTTGAGATATGTGCCTTCACTAGAAAAGCTTGAGGCTCTAAGAAAGTTGGACctttga